Proteins encoded by one window of Acinonyx jubatus isolate Ajub_Pintada_27869175 chromosome X, VMU_Ajub_asm_v1.0, whole genome shotgun sequence:
- the BRS3 gene encoding bombesin receptor subtype-3, with protein MSQRQLQSPNQTLIPITNDTDSSSSVVPNDTTNKGRTGDNSPGIEALCAIYITYAVIISVGILGNAILIKVFFKTKSMQTVPNIFITSLAFGDLLLLLTCVPVDATHYLAEGWLFGRIGCKVLSFIRLTSVGVSVFTLTILSADRYKAVVKPLERQPSNAILKTCAKAGCVWIVSMIIALPEAIFSNVYTFQDPNKNMSLEACTSYPVSEKLMQEIHSLLCFLVFYIIPLSIISVYYSLIARTLYKSTLNIPTEEQSHARKQIESRKRIAKTVLVLVALFALCWLPNHLLYLYHSFTYQTYVDPSAIHFIVTIFSRVLAFSNSCVNPFALYWLSKTFQRHFKAQLFCCKAGLPDPPPAETPLNNLAVMGRVPGATSTQVSEISVTLFTGCSAKKEDDRV; from the exons ATGTCTCAAAGACAGCTTCAGTCACCTAATCAGACTTTAATTCCAATCACAAATGACACAGACTCATCAAGCTCTGTCGTTCCTAATGATACCACAAATAAAGGACGGACCGGAGACAACTCTCCAGGAATAGAAGCTTTGTGTGCTATCTACATCACTTATGCTGTGATCATTTCAGTGGGCATCCTTGGAAATGCTATTCTCATCAAAGTCTTTTTCAAGACTAAATCCATGCAAACAGttccaaatattttcatcaccagCCTGGCTTTTGGAGATCTTTTACTTCTGCTAACTTGTGTGCCGGTGGATGCAACACACTACCTTGCGGAAGGATGGCTGTTCGGAAGAATTGGCTGTAAGGTGCTTTCTTTCATCCGGCTCACTTCTGTCGGTGTATCAGTGTTCACGTTAACAATTCTCAGCGCTGACAG ATACAAGGCAGTTGTGAAGCCCCTAGAGCGACAGCCCTCCAATGCCATTCTGAAGACCTGTGCCAAAGCTGGCTGCGTCTGGATCGTGTCCATGATCATTGCTCTACCAGAGGCTATATTTTCAAACGTGTATACTTTTCAAGATCCCAACAAAAATATGTCACTTGAAGCGTGTACCTCCTATCCTGTTTCCGAGAAGCTCATGCAAGAGATACATTCTCTGCTGTGCTTCTTGGTGTTCTACATTATCCCACTCTCAATTATCTCTGTCTATTATTCTCTGATTGCTAGGACCCTTTACAAAAGCACCCTGAACATACCTACTGAGGAACAAAGCCATGCCCGCAAGCAG ATTGAGTCCCGGAAGAGAATTGCCAAAACTGTTTTGGTGCTGGTGGCCCTGTTTGCTCTCTGCTGGTTGCCGAATCACCTCTTGTATCTCTACCACTCATTCACTTATCAAACCTACGTGGACCCCTCTGCCATTCATTTCATTGTCACCATTTTCTCTCGGGTTCTGGCTTTCAGCAATTCCTGTGTAAACCCCTTCGCTCTGTACTGGCTGAGCAAAACCTTCCAGCGGCATTTCAAAGCTCAGTTATTCTGTTGCAAGGCAGGGCTGCCCGACCCTCCTCCTGCCGAGACCCCTCTTAACAACCTGGCAGTGATGGGAAGGGTCCCTGGCGCTACCAGCACGCAGGTGTCTGAAATTAGCGTGACCTTGTTCACTGGGTGTAGTGCGAAGAAGGAAGATGACAGAGTCTag
- the HTATSF1 gene encoding HIV Tat-specific factor 1: MSGSNLDGNDEFDEQLRMQELYGDAKDADTQKEPDGQPDSFGQQPADTPYEWDLDKKAWFPKITEDFIATYQANYGFSNDGASSSTANAQEATARTAEEPPRRKTPEPSDPKKRGEKRKAESGWFHVEEDRNTNVYVSGLPPDITVDEFIQLMSKFGIIMRDPQTEEFKVKLYKDNQGNLKGDGLCCYLKRESVDLALKLLDEDEIRGYKLHVEVATFQLKGEYDASKKKKKCKDYKKKLSLQQKQLDWRPERTAGPSRMRHERVVIIKNMFHPMDFEDDPLVLNEIREDLRVECAKFGQIRKLLLFDRHPDGVASVSFRDPEEADYCIQTLDGRWFGGRQITAQAWDGTTDYQVEETTREREERLRGWEAFLNAPEANRGLRRSNSICASERAGPSRVRHFSEHPSTSKMNAQEATTEMAFEEPLDEKKFEKTVDGGEFEGDASEKGAKESGPEKEAEGCPQKESEESCLKTGSEEGCPKREREEDYPERESGEGSPEKEFEEGSPKTESKENGPERESKKKRLKNDYEENGLEKESDQDGPSKEGEEEESLQKESEEDDSEGESEEDCSEKQFEDGSEKEFEENGLEKDFEEDGSDKEFGENILDREFEDNDSDKSEFGDSSSERVFDEEVSEREFDEESDEKEEGEDTYEKVFDDESDEKDDEEYADGKGLEDADKKMFEDSDDKEDEEGVEVKEDEDVDEKMFEEDDSNGKLFEDEDSNEKLFDDSDERGTVRGLGNAKEEGPLSTGSSFVLSSDDDVEDDI, from the exons ATGAGCGGCAGCAACTTGGATGGGAACGACGAGTTTGACGAGCAGTTGCGAATGCAAGAACTGTACGGCGATGCCAAGGACGCTGACACCCAGAAGGAACCCGACGGACAGCCCGATTCTTTCGGGCAGCAGCCGGCTGACACCCCGTACGAGTGGGACCTGGACAAGAAGGCTTGGTTCCCCAAG ATCACTGAAGATTTCATTGCTACGTATCAGGCCAACTATGGCTTTTCTAACGATGGGGCGTCTAGCTCCACTGCAAATGCACAAGAAGCCACTGCCCGGACTGCAGAAGAACCTCCTCGAAGAAAAACCCCTGAACCCAGTGATCccaaaaagaggggagaaaagagaaaggccgAGTCAG gATGGTTTCAtgttgaagaagacagaaatacaaatgtttaTGTGTCTG GTTTGCCTCCAGACATTACAGTGGATGAATTTATACAGCTCATGTCCAAGTTTGGCATTATTATGAGAGATCCTCAAACAGAAGAATTTAAGGTCAAGCTTTACAAAGATAACCAAGGAAATCTTAAAGGAGATGGTCTTTGCTGTTATTTGAAG AGGGAGTCCGTGGATCTCGCATTAAAACTTTTGGATGAAGATGAAATTCGAGGCTACAAGCTACATGTTGAAGTGGCAACGTTTCAGCTGAAGGGGGAATATGATGcctcaaagaagaagaagaagtgcAAAGACTACAAGAAAAAGCTGTCTCTGCAGCAAaa GCAGCTGGACTGGAGACCCGAGAGAACAGCTGGCCCGTCCCGAATGCGCCACGAACGAGTTGTCATCATCAAGAATATGTTCCATCCAATGGATTTTGAG GACGATCCACTGGTGCTGAACGAGATCAGAGAAGACCTTCGAGTGGAGTGCGCAAAGTTCGGACAAATTAGGAAGCTCCTTCTCTTTGAT AGACACCCAGATGGTGTGGCCTCCGTGTCCTTCAGAGATCCAGAGGAAGCTGATTATTGTATTCAGACTCTCGATGGAAGGTGGTTTGGCGGCCGTCAAATCACTGCGCAAGCGTGGGATGGGACTACAGATTATCAG gTGGAAGAGACcacaagagaaagggaggaaaggctgAGAGGATGGGAGGCTTTCCTCAATGCTCCCGAGGCCAACCGAGGCCTTCGGCGTTCAAATTCCATCTGTGCTTCGGAAAGGGCAGGGCCTTCCAGAGTAAGGCATTTTTCAGAGCACCCTAGCACATCTAAGATGAATGCGCAAGAGGCCACCACTGAAATGGCATTTGAAGAGCCTCTAGatgaaaagaagtttgaaaaaacCGTAGATGGGGGAGAATTTGAAGGAGATGCTTCTGAGAAAGGTGCCAAAGAAAGCGGCCCCGAAAAAGAGGCCGAAGGCTGCCCCCagaaagaatctgaagaaagCTGCCTCAAAACAGGGTCTGAGGAAGGCTGTCCCAAGAGAGAGCGTGAGGAAGACTACCCCGAAAGAGAGTCTGGAGAAGGCAGTCCTGAAAAGGAGTTTGAAGAGGGTAGTCCCAAGACAGAGTCTAAAGAGAATGGCCCCGAACGGGAATCCAAAAAGAAGAGGCTCAAAAATGATTACGAAGAGAATGGCCTTGAAAAGGAGTCCGATCAAGATGGCCCCAgcaaggagggtgaggaggaggagagcctCCAAAAGGAGTCTGAAGAAGACGACTCCGAAGGGGAATCCGAAGAAGACTGCTCTGAAAAGCAGTTTGAAGATGGCTCcgaaaaagaatttgaagagaaTGGCCTCGAGAAGGATTTCGAAGAGGATGGCTCCGACAAGGAATTTGGTGAAAACATTCTCGACAGGGAGTTCGAAGACAATGATTCTGACAAATCGGAATTTGGAGATAGCAGCTCTGAAAGAGTGTTCGACGAGGAAGTCTCTGAGAGAGAGTTTGACGAAGAGTCcgatgaaaaggaagaaggggaagacaCCTATGAGAAGGTCTTTGACGACGAGTCCGACGAAAAAGACGACGAGGAATATGCCGACGGAAAGGGCCTTGAAGACGCCGACAAGAAGATGTTTGAAGATTCAGATGACAAAGAAGACGAGGAGGGCGTAGAGGTAAAGGAAGACGAAGACGTGGATGAAAAGATGTTCGAAGAGGATGATTCCAACGGGAAACTCTTTGAAGATGAAGATTCCAACGAGAAGCTGTTCGACGATTCTGACgagagagggacagtgagggGCTTGGGGAACGCAAAGGAGGAGGGGCCCCTGTCCACAGGCAGCAGCTTTGTCCTCAGTAGCGACGACGACGTCGAAGACGACATTTAA